The sequence CGCGCCTCCGCTCGAGGCCTTCGGCGAGCTGCAGGGCGGGGCAGCCAAGCCCGCGCCTGCGCCCGCGCCCAAGCGCGAGGTCGCCGCAGTCACTCCGCCCGCGCCCAAGCCCGCGCCAGCCGCCGCGCCCGCGGTCTCGAGCCCGCCGCCCGCGCCGCCAGCGTCTCCCGCGCCCACGCCGGCGCCGGCGAAGAGCCCGGACCAGATCGTGCGCGAGCTCGAGAAGAAGACCTCGCCGCCCGCCGACGCGAGACACCCGGTGATCCAGGTGCTGTCCCTGGCCGAGCGCAAGCAGGCCGACGCGCTGGTCGCCAAGCTGAAGACGCAGGGCTTCGATCCCTACGTGACCGCGATGCCCGACAAGAGCGGCCGCTACCGCGTGCGCGTGCGGCCGAACGGCGGCCAGGACCCCGCCGAGCTCGAGCAGCGCCTGAAGGCGCTCGGCCTCAAGACCTGGGCCACGGCGGAGTGAGTCGCGTCGTGGCGGCGCCTCGCTGGCTCGTGACCGGAGCGGGCGGACAGCTCGGCCGGGCGACGCTCGCGCTCGCGCCCGAGCACGGGGTCACCGCGATCGGTCTCTCGCACGCCGAGCTCGACGTGCAGGACGCCGGCGCGCTGAAGCGCGCGCTCGACGAGCTGCGTCCCGACGTGGTGCTGAACTGCGCCGCGTTCACGGCCGTCGACCGCTGCGAGAGCGAGACCGACGCCGCCGAGCGCGCGAACGCGCTGGCGCCGCGCCTGCTCGCGCAGGCCTGCCGCGGCCAGTCACTCCTGGTGCACGTCTCCACGGACTACGTGTTCGATGGCTCGGCCTCGCAGCCGATTCCGGAGGACGCGCCCAAGCGCCCGCTGTCGGTGTACGGCCGCAGCAAGTCGCGCGGCGAGGACGGCGTGCGCGCGGCCGAAGGCGAGCACCTGATCGTGCGCACCCAGTGGGTG comes from Myxococcota bacterium and encodes:
- a CDS encoding SPOR domain-containing protein, translated to MTERDADSPKKSARRRSSPARWLYGGLLVAIGACIGIVIGSVSETPRMLLERMRGPVETVDLEAPQAPPAAPQAAPPLEAFGELQGGAAKPAPAPAPKREVAAVTPPAPKPAPAAAPAVSSPPPAPPASPAPTPAPAKSPDQIVRELEKKTSPPADARHPVIQVLSLAERKQADALVAKLKTQGFDPYVTAMPDKSGRYRVRVRPNGGQDPAELEQRLKALGLKTWATAE
- the rfbD gene encoding dTDP-4-dehydrorhamnose reductase; the encoded protein is MAAPRWLVTGAGGQLGRATLALAPEHGVTAIGLSHAELDVQDAGALKRALDELRPDVVLNCAAFTAVDRCESETDAAERANALAPRLLAQACRGQSLLVHVSTDYVFDGSASQPIPEDAPKRPLSVYGRSKSRGEDGVRAAEGEHLIVRTQWVFGAGGNFVRTILRAAGNGGPLRVVEDQLGRPTWTHSLARGMFAAVAAGARGVLHLCNEGIASFYELAREATTEGARRGLCPKVEVIPIPTSEMPRPAPRPAYGVLGLARARALGITLPHWRDALAQYLDAEQGGRDA